The genome window CGTCCACCGCCGCGAGGCCCAGACGCGTGGCGAGCACGCGGTCGTAGGCGCTCGGGACGCCGCCGCGCTGCATGTGGCCGAGGACGGTCGCCCGCGACTCGATGCCGGTGCGCTCCTCGATCATCGGGGCCAGCATCTCGCCGATCCCGCCGAGGCGCGGACGGTTGAACGCGTCGAGGCCCTTGTGCGAGTGCGCCTCCTCCATCGTGTCGAGGTGGAAGCCCTCGGAGACGACGATGACCGGCGCGCGGCCGCGGTCGCGCACCGACTCGACCCACTCGCAGATCTGCTCGATGGACTGCGGCTGCTCCGGGATGAGGATGGCGTGCGCGCCGCCGGCCATGCCGGAGTGCAGCGCGATCCAGCCGACGTGGCGGCCCATGACCTCCACCACCATGCAGCGCTGGTGCGACTCGGCCGTGGTGCGGAGGCGGTCGATGGCCTCGGTCGCGATCTCGACCGCGGTGTCGAAGCCGAACGAGTAGTCGGTCGCCGCGAGGTCGTTGTCGATGGTCTTCGGGACGCCGACGATCCGCAGGCCCGCGTCGGTGAGCCGGCGGGCCGCGGTGAGCGTGCCCTCGCCGCCGATCGCGATGATCGCGTCGATGCCGTGCTCGTCCATCATCCGCTGGATGTTCTCCGGGCCGCCCTTGTCGCCCTCGAACGGGTTGGTGCGGCTGGAGCCGAGGATGGTGCCGCCCTGGCGGGAGAGGCCGCGGACGCTGTGCCGGTCGAGCGGCATGATGTCGCCCTCGACCACGCCGCGCCAGCCGTAGCGGAAGCCGGCGAACTCGGACCCGTACACACGGTCGCCCTTGAGGACCGCGCCGCGGATGACCGCGTTCAGTCCGGGACAGTCGCCGCCACTGGTCAGGATGCCGATCTTCATGCTGCTCCGTTTCTCATTGCGCCCCTGAGCATCATGCCCGACGCATACCGGCGCACCAAAATCCCGGGCGGTCGCTCAGAGGCCGAGCGCCCGCTGGAGCTTCGACGAGCTGGCGGACGGCCGGGCGCCGGCCGCCAGCAGCTCGGCCTCGATGCCGTCCAGCAGCGCGGTGCGCCGCTCGCGCGAGTCGGGGGCGCCGCTCAGCAGCTCGACCTCCCACTCCCGCCAGGCGTCCGACGCGCCGGTGCGGAGGTTCTCGCTGCGGACGTGGTCGTCGCAGAGCTCGGCGAGTTCGAAGCCGGCCGCGTCCTTCAGCAGCGTGGTGTCCCGGCGGTTGGTCACGCGCGCCACCGGGACGAGCACACCGTCGCCGAGCTCCTCCCGGATCGTCTCCAGCAGCTCCGCCGGGGGCTTCTCGCCGTCGCCGAGCGGCCAGTGCAGCTCGGGGCGTCCCTCGTCGGTCGGCGGCAGCTTGACGTGCCAGCCCTCGTCGGAGCCGCCGCGCCGCGCGCGCACGGCCACGCGCTGCCGCGCCAGCCTCAGGTCCGCGGTGTCGTAGTAGACGGCGACGAGCTCGGCGGACTCCGGCTCGCCCTCGACGGCGATCGCCCCGACGCCGACGAGCTGGGGTGGGCGGAGGTCGCCGTCCACGTCGTACTTGCGCTCGATCTCGAGCTGGGTATGGTGCTGCGCCATGTCCCCTGTCTAGTCCACTTCTGCGCTGTCGCGAAATTGCAAGCTGTGCGCGGGCGCACTCGTTAGGCTCCCGGCATGGACAACGCGACCATCGTCACCGCCCGCTTCGACGTCACCGGCTGGGACCCGGAGGAGCTGCCCGGCATCCCGGGCGACTGGCTCGGCGCGGTGGTGATGCGCAAGACGTACACGGAGGGCCTGGTCGGCGAGTCGATCGCGCACTTCGTGTCGTCGGGCACGGAGGAGGGCGGCCGCGGCTACCTCGCGGCCGAACGGATCACCGGGACGCTGCCGGACGGCCGCTCCGGCTCGTTCACGGTCCACCACGGCGCGCTGCAGCACCCGGACGACCCGTCGGCGTTCGGCTACATCGTGCCCGGCACGGGCACGGACGACTTCGCGGGCGCCGCCGGCCCGGCCCGCATCCGCCACGACGACCGCGGCGCCTACTTCGAGTTCGACCTGGGCTGAGCGCGCGACACATTCGGCACGAATCGTCGCTTTCGCCGCGCCAGAGCCGCGATTCGTCACGAATCGCGATTTGGCGATTCGGCACGAATCGTCGCTTTCACCGCGCCGGAGCCGCGATTCGGCACGAATCGCGTGCACTCTCGTGCGGGGTCGGTCCGCGCGGTACCCTCGTGGCATGAGCGAGACGGACCGCAGCCGGGAGGACGACGACGACTTCCTCGAGGCGCAGGAGGGCGACTACGAGCCGGCCCCCGTCATCCGCGACGAGGACGACCTGCCCGTCGACGAGGACGAGGACGACGACCGCCTCCTCCCGGACGACGACCGCCCGGTGCCGCTCGACCCCGACGACGCGGAGATCGCCTGACGCTGTTCTCGCCCGCGGGCGCCGCTACCCCTCCAGCGCGTCCTCCAGCAGGTGGATGAGCGCGTCCAGCTGCACCGAGTCCGCCGAGCCGATCTCCACGTCGCTGCCGTCGAGCGCGCGGGCCGCGAGGCCCTGCTTCGAGTCGATCAGCTCCGCGATCTTGGCGTCGATGGTCTGGGCGGCGATGATCCGCCATGCCGTCACCGGCTCGTCCTGGCCGATGCGGTGCACGCGGTCGATCGCCTGCGTCTGCTCGGCGGCCGTCCAGGACAGCTCGGCGAGCACCACGTTGGAGGCGGCCTGGAGGTTGAGCCCGACGCCGGCGGCGGTGAGCGAGCAGACGGCGACGGCGACCTCCGGGTCGTTGTTGAACGCGTCGATCTCCTTCTGCCTGGCCAGCGCGGACTGGTCGCCGCGGATCGAGATCGTCTTCAGGTCGCGGGCGGCGAAGGCCTCCTCCGCGGCGTCCATGACGTCGATGTGCTTGGCGAAGAACACCACCTTGCCGACCGAGCGGGCCAGCTGCGCGGTGTAGTCGGAGGCGAGCCCGGCCTTCGCCTGGCCGATCTTGCGGACCATGGTGAAGACGTTGTCGCCGGTCTTGGCCGACTTCGACTCCTCCAGCTCGGACTGCGCCACGAGCCGGATGAGGTGCTTCCGGTGCGCCTCGTCGTCGCCGTCGAACGAGTCGGGTCGTCCGGCCGCTGCCGCGCGGTGGAAGCGGGCCACCAGGCGGGCGGCGAGCTCCTTCTCGGCCTGCTTGATCGAGCGGCCGAGGTCGTCGTCCAGCTCCACCGGCAGGTCGACCACACGGCGGCTGGGGAGGTCGGCCGCCACGTCCACCTTGCGGCGGCGGACGATGCCGAGGTCGATGACGGACTCCCGGGCGGCGGCGTAGAAGCCGAAGTCGGCGGGGGTGAGCCCGGTCTCCTCCAGGCTCTCCATCAGCTCGGCCGTCGGCTTGTTGCCGTCGATCCAGCCGAGGAACTGCCAGATCGCCTTGAAGTCGTCGATGTCGTTGATCAGCGGTGTTCCGGTGAGCGCGATCAGGAGCGGGTCGGCCGCCTTCTCGCGGATCGCCTCGGCCAGTCCCAGCACGAGCCGGGAGCGCTGCGAGTGCAGGTTCTTGATGAAATGCGCCTCGTCGACCACCATGCCCTGGAAGCCGAGCGTGCGCAGCCAGGACAGGTGCCGGTCGAGCACCTCGTAGTTGACGATGACGACGTCGGCGAAGGCGTCCAGTCCCTCGCCGTCGCCGTGGATGACGGTGGCGCGGCGGTGCGGCGTCCAGCGCTCGACCTCGCGCGCCCAGTTCATCTTGACGACGTTCGGCACGACCGCGAGCAGCGGGTAGGCGCCGGCGACCGAGGCCGCGAGGACGGACTGCGCGGTCTTGCCGAGGCCGGGCTCGTCGGCGAGCAGGAAGCGGCGGTGGCCTTGGCGGACGCTCTCGATGAACCGGGACTGGTGGTGCATCAGCTCGAGGCCGGGAGGCGAGTAGCGGTCGATCTTCGGCGCGTCGGGGAGCTCCATGCTCGCGGCCTGGCCGCCCGCGCCGTACTCGAACGACTTGAACAGCGGGCCGAGCAGCTCCCACGAGTCGAGGCGGCGGCGCGGTGCGGGCGCCGCGGCGGTCGCCTTGCTGAAGTCGGGGGCGAGGAACGGGTTGGAGAGCTGCCGCGACTTGACCGAGGCCGGGACGACCTGCTTCTCGGCCAGCTCGGGCGGGATGACGCTCTCGGGCGGGACCACGCGCTCCACCGTGATGATGAGGTCGTCGGGGCTGAGCTCGGTGCCGGACTCCAGCAGCCAGTCGCGGCGGATCTTCTGCGCCGTCGCGGTGGGCGGCGCCTCGCTCTCCAGCAGCGAGATGAGCGAGGTGTCGCGGGCCGCGGTCTTGGCCAGGATCGTGGCGATGCCGTCCAGCCGCTTGAGCTGCTCGGCGCGCGCGGCGTCGCTCAGCTCGGGGTCGGCCTTGGCTCGTGCGCGCTCCTCGCGCATGAGGAACGCGATGACCTGGAACTTGGTCCGGTTGGTCGGGCCGAGCTTCTTGCCGTCGGCGGCCTTGGCCTCCACCTCGCGCACCTTGCGCGCGAGCACGGGGATGAGCCCGTCGTTGTTGGCGTGACGGTTGCGGCGCTGCTGCTGCGGTCGCGACGAGGCGCGCTGCGAGGCGCCTTGACCAGACATGCGCTGACCGGACATGCGCTGACCCGAACGAGACATGGTCCTCCAGTGGATGCGCCGCGCGCTGACAGAGGACGCGACGCCGTAGGGCGTGAGGGCCGGCGCGGCGGCGGGGACGGATCCGAGTGGTCCGACCGAGCATCGCAGAACGCCGGGCGCACGGCGCAGGACGGCCGTGCAACCGTCATTTTACCGTATCGGGAGGGCTCAGCGGCGCGTGTCGGCCGGAATCTTGATAGTGAGTCCCGCGACGACGAAGACGGCGGCCGCCGCGAGGCTCAGCAGCGGCAGTACGGGGGTGAGCCCGGGGAGCGGCCAGATCGGGTTCCAGAGCACGGCGATCGGGACCAGGCCGGCCAGCCACCACCGGCTCTTCGCCTGCCAGGCGAACACGCAGAGGATGAGCGCCAGGATGCTCACCGCGTACTGCACGTAGGTGTACCAGTCCGCGAACGCCAGCCCGAACAGCAGCACCAGCGCGCCCAGGATGCCCGGGGCGAGCGCGGCGCGGTTGTAGGCGGGAGGCTGCGGGGTGTAGGGCACCCGTCAACTCTAGTGAACCGTCAGCGGCCCGAACGGCCCGCGCCCCTGGGACAAGACCTCTCCCCGGGGCGCGGACGGCTGTGAGCGGATGGATTCAGAGTGCGCCTCTGCGGAACAGGAACGCGCACGGCGGCGCGTCCGATCCCACGCGGACGATGACGGCGGAACGCTGGGCCAGCGCGACGAACGGCTCGAGGTCGAGCCGGGTCATCGGGATGCGGCGCAGCTCCGCGTCCGAGGCGATGCCGTTCACCGCGAACGCGACGTCGGGGACCTCGTAGGGCTCTGCTGCGAGGTCCAGGAACACGATCGGCGACGGGTCTGCGGTGTCGAGCGGGAACACGCTGAGGATGGCCTCGGCGGCGGCCTCGGTGGTGACGTCCTCCCCCAGGTGGACGATGGGCGATGTGAGTGCTTCTTCGGGATAGCCGCTGCCGACGAGGGTAAGTGTGTCGCCATCTTGCATCGCGTCCAGGGCGCTCAAAAGCGCACCGGACAGCAGCGGGCTGAGGTTCTTCAGCAAAGTCGGGCCTTTCCTGTAAAACGAATATTTCTCAACCCCTGTTAGGGAGGATAGACCAGCCGGTATGTCCTCCCACACCCCCCGTTAGGGGGTGCCAACGCGCCGCGCCGTGTCGCGTGTCGCGCCTTCCCGTCCCGAATCTGATACAGACGCATGGACCTGGCGGCATATGTCCCCGCGCGCGTCATGCATACACCCGGATACATCGGGCGCACGAGGGGCGGTTCGCCGCGGGCGGATACCTGGCCGGGGTATGGGGTTTCCGCGGTATCCTGGGACGCGTGATCGCAGACATCAAGAAGAGAGCGCTGCACCGCACGCGCATCCTCGAGGGGCAGTTGCGCGGCCTCGAGAAGATGATCGAGAACGAGGACTACTGCGTCGACATCATCACCCAGTCGCTGGCCATCCAGAAGTCGCTCGGGTCGCTCAACAAGCTGCTCGTCGAGAACCACCTCAAGACCCACGTCTCGGCGATGTTCGAGGAGGGCGGGGACCAGCGCGACGACGCCATCCTCGAGCTCCTGAAGGTGTACGAGCTGTCGAACAACCGGGGCTGAGATGGCGGACCCCATCGAGATCGTCCGCGGCGACATCACCGAGCAGGCCGTGGACGCCGTCGTCAACGCCGCCAACAGCTCCCTGCTTGGCGGCGGCGGCGTCGACGGCGCCATCCACCGGCGGGGCGGCCCCGCCATCCTCGCCGCGTGCCGCGAACTGCGGGCGACCACCCTGCCGGACGGCCTGCCGACCGGGCAGGCCGTCGCGACGACCGCGGGCGACCTGCCGGCGCAGTGGGTGATCCACACCGTCGGGCCGGTCTGGGCCCGTTCGGAGGACCGCACGCCCGACCTCCAGAACGCCTACCGCTCGTCGCTGCGGGTGGCGCGCGAGCTGGGCGCCGCGACGGTGGCGTTCCCTGCCGTGTCCGCCGGCGTCTACGGCTGGCCGCTGGACGACGCGGCCCGGATCGCGGTGAGCACGGTGCGCGCCGTCCTCTCCTCCGGCGTCGGCTCGGTCGAGCTCGTGCGCTTCGTGCTGTTCAACGACGACGCGCTCTCCGCGTTCCGCCGGGCGGCCGGCGAGTGAGCGCGACGGACGAGGTCGCCGCCGGGAGCGCCGCGCGCGACACCGAGGCGCTGGAGCGCTTCCGCACGCTCCTGCGTATCCCGACGATGTCCCGCAATGCGGTCGAGGAGACCGACTGGGCCGCGTTCGACGCGTTCGTGGACGCTCTCCCCCGGCTCTACCCCCGCGTCCACGCCGAGCTCGAACGGGAGCGCCACGGCGACCGCGGGCACGCGCTGCTCTACCGCTGGCGCGGGCGCGACGCCGCCGGTGCGCCCACGGTGCTGATGGCGCACTACGACGTGGTGCCCGCCACCGAGGAGGGCTGGGACCACCCGCCGTTTGCGGCCGAGCTGACCGGCCGGGGCGACGACCGGCTGCTCTGGGCCCGCGGCACGCTGGACGACAAGGGCGCGGCCGTCGCGATCCTGGAGGCCGTGGAGGCCCTGCTCGCGGACGGCGTGGTCCCCGCGCACGACGTCTACCTGTCGTTCGGCAACGACGAGGAGACGTTCGGCTCCGGCGCGCGCGGCATCGTGGAGGTGCTGCGCTCGCGCGGCGTCCGCCCCGCCCTCGTCCTCGACGAGGGCGGCGCCGTGATCGAGGGCGTCTTCCCGGGCATCCGAAAGCCCATCGCGGTGGTCGGCGTGAGCGAGAAGGGCATCACCACCGTCCGGCTCACCGTTGAGCAGCACGGCGGCCACGCCTCCACCCCGCCCCGGACGACGGCGACGGTGCGGCTGGCCCGGGCGATCACCCGCCTGAACGCGCGCCCGTTCCCCGCGCGCCTGACCGAGACGAACCTGCTGATGGTGGAGACCCTCGGCGCGCACGCCACCGGACCGCTCCGGGCCGTGTTCACCCGCGCCCGGCGGCTCCAGCCGCTGCTGCGCTGGGTGTTCACCCGGCTCGGCGACGAGACCCGCGCGATCGTGCGGACCACGACCGCCGTGACGCAGCTCCACGGCAGCCTGGCGGCGAACGCGCTGCCGGAGACGGCGGAGGCGGTCGTCAACGTCCGCATCGCGGTCGGCTCCACCGTCGCCGAAACCCTCCAGCACCTGCGCCGCGCCATCCACGACCCCCACGTCCGCATCGAGGCGGTCGACGCGAACGAGCCCTCCCCGGTCTCCCCGACGTCGGGCCCGCAGTGGACGCGCGTGGCGTCGGCGATCTCCGCCGTACACCCGGACGCGATCGCGACCCCGTACATCATGCTCGGCGCCAGCGACGGCCGCCACTTCACGGCGATCAGCGACG of Leifsonia shinshuensis contains these proteins:
- a CDS encoding 6-phosphofructokinase, which translates into the protein MKIGILTSGGDCPGLNAVIRGAVLKGDRVYGSEFAGFRYGWRGVVEGDIMPLDRHSVRGLSRQGGTILGSSRTNPFEGDKGGPENIQRMMDEHGIDAIIAIGGEGTLTAARRLTDAGLRIVGVPKTIDNDLAATDYSFGFDTAVEIATEAIDRLRTTAESHQRCMVVEVMGRHVGWIALHSGMAGGAHAILIPEQPQSIEQICEWVESVRDRGRAPVIVVSEGFHLDTMEEAHSHKGLDAFNRPRLGGIGEMLAPMIEERTGIESRATVLGHMQRGGVPSAYDRVLATRLGLAAVDAAYEGRWGSMVSLRGTDVVNVSIADATGGLKTVPQARYDEAALLFG
- a CDS encoding CYTH domain-containing protein; this translates as MAQHHTQLEIERKYDVDGDLRPPQLVGVGAIAVEGEPESAELVAVYYDTADLRLARQRVAVRARRGGSDEGWHVKLPPTDEGRPELHWPLGDGEKPPAELLETIREELGDGVLVPVARVTNRRDTTLLKDAAGFELAELCDDHVRSENLRTGASDAWREWEVELLSGAPDSRERRTALLDGIEAELLAAGARPSASSSKLQRALGL
- a CDS encoding DUF3224 domain-containing protein → MDNATIVTARFDVTGWDPEELPGIPGDWLGAVVMRKTYTEGLVGESIAHFVSSGTEEGGRGYLAAERITGTLPDGRSGSFTVHHGALQHPDDPSAFGYIVPGTGTDDFAGAAGPARIRHDDRGAYFEFDLG
- a CDS encoding DEAD/DEAH box helicase — protein: MSRSGQRMSGQRMSGQGASQRASSRPQQQRRNRHANNDGLIPVLARKVREVEAKAADGKKLGPTNRTKFQVIAFLMREERARAKADPELSDAARAEQLKRLDGIATILAKTAARDTSLISLLESEAPPTATAQKIRRDWLLESGTELSPDDLIITVERVVPPESVIPPELAEKQVVPASVKSRQLSNPFLAPDFSKATAAAPAPRRRLDSWELLGPLFKSFEYGAGGQAASMELPDAPKIDRYSPPGLELMHHQSRFIESVRQGHRRFLLADEPGLGKTAQSVLAASVAGAYPLLAVVPNVVKMNWAREVERWTPHRRATVIHGDGEGLDAFADVVIVNYEVLDRHLSWLRTLGFQGMVVDEAHFIKNLHSQRSRLVLGLAEAIREKAADPLLIALTGTPLINDIDDFKAIWQFLGWIDGNKPTAELMESLEETGLTPADFGFYAAARESVIDLGIVRRRKVDVAADLPSRRVVDLPVELDDDLGRSIKQAEKELAARLVARFHRAAAAGRPDSFDGDDEAHRKHLIRLVAQSELEESKSAKTGDNVFTMVRKIGQAKAGLASDYTAQLARSVGKVVFFAKHIDVMDAAEEAFAARDLKTISIRGDQSALARQKEIDAFNNDPEVAVAVCSLTAAGVGLNLQAASNVVLAELSWTAAEQTQAIDRVHRIGQDEPVTAWRIIAAQTIDAKIAELIDSKQGLAARALDGSDVEIGSADSVQLDALIHLLEDALEG
- a CDS encoding DUF6804 family protein, coding for MPYTPQPPAYNRAALAPGILGALVLLFGLAFADWYTYVQYAVSILALILCVFAWQAKSRWWLAGLVPIAVLWNPIWPLPGLTPVLPLLSLAAAAVFVVAGLTIKIPADTRR
- a CDS encoding RbsD/FucU domain-containing protein, encoding MLKNLSPLLSGALLSALDAMQDGDTLTLVGSGYPEEALTSPIVHLGEDVTTEAAAEAILSVFPLDTADPSPIVFLDLAAEPYEVPDVAFAVNGIASDAELRRIPMTRLDLEPFVALAQRSAVIVRVGSDAPPCAFLFRRGAL
- a CDS encoding metal-sensitive transcriptional regulator, translated to MIADIKKRALHRTRILEGQLRGLEKMIENEDYCVDIITQSLAIQKSLGSLNKLLVENHLKTHVSAMFEEGGDQRDDAILELLKVYELSNNRG
- a CDS encoding O-acetyl-ADP-ribose deacetylase — protein: MADPIEIVRGDITEQAVDAVVNAANSSLLGGGGVDGAIHRRGGPAILAACRELRATTLPDGLPTGQAVATTAGDLPAQWVIHTVGPVWARSEDRTPDLQNAYRSSLRVARELGAATVAFPAVSAGVYGWPLDDAARIAVSTVRAVLSSGVGSVELVRFVLFNDDALSAFRRAAGE
- a CDS encoding M20/M25/M40 family metallo-hydrolase, whose product is MSRNAVEETDWAAFDAFVDALPRLYPRVHAELERERHGDRGHALLYRWRGRDAAGAPTVLMAHYDVVPATEEGWDHPPFAAELTGRGDDRLLWARGTLDDKGAAVAILEAVEALLADGVVPAHDVYLSFGNDEETFGSGARGIVEVLRSRGVRPALVLDEGGAVIEGVFPGIRKPIAVVGVSEKGITTVRLTVEQHGGHASTPPRTTATVRLARAITRLNARPFPARLTETNLLMVETLGAHATGPLRAVFTRARRLQPLLRWVFTRLGDETRAIVRTTTAVTQLHGSLAANALPETAEAVVNVRIAVGSTVAETLQHLRRAIHDPHVRIEAVDANEPSPVSPTSGPQWTRVASAISAVHPDAIATPYIMLGASDGRHFTAISDAVYRFTPFEMSAEERGTLHARNERIGVATWLRGIRFYEEMLRGA